In one window of Natator depressus isolate rNatDep1 chromosome 12, rNatDep2.hap1, whole genome shotgun sequence DNA:
- the CAPNS2 gene encoding calpain small subunit 2 — protein sequence MFLAQALLGGGSSGGGGLARGLGGLLAGGGQGGGNLGGLVGGLVNIISEVAAQYTPEPPPPPRSHFMNVEAGESEEMRQFRRLFVQLAGDDMEVCATELMDILNKVVARHKNLKTEGFSLDTCRSMVSVMDSDTTGKLGFEEFKYLWNNIKKWQCVYKEYYSDQSGTLGSAQLPGAFKAAGFQLNDQLYQMIIRRYSDENGSMDFNNFISCLVRLDGMFRAFKSLDQDGDGLVNMNIEEWLQLTMYS from the coding sequence ATGTTCCTCGCTCAAGCCTTGCTTGGTGGAGGGAGCAGTGGTGGAGGGGGCCTTGCGAGAGGCCTTGGGGGTCTTTTAGCAGGAGGTGGacaaggaggaggaaatcttggaggaCTCGTTGGAGGACTCGTCAACATTATCAGTGAGGTAGCAGCTCAGTACACCCCAGAGCCACCCCCACCTCCTCGCAGCCACTTCATGAATGTGGAAGCCGGCGAGAGCGAGGAGATGCGTCAGTTCCGCCGACTCTTTGTCCAGCTGGCTGGAGATGACATGGAAGTGTGCGCCACCGAGTTGATGGACATTCTGAACAAGGTGGTGGCCAGACATAAAAACCTGAAAACAGAGGGCTTCAGCCTGGACACGTGCCGGAGCATGGTGTCGGTCATGGACAGCGACACAACCGGTAAGCTGGGCTTTGAGGAGTTTAAGTACCTGTGGAACAACATCAAGAAGTGGCAGTGCGTGTACAAAGAATACTACTCTGACCAGTCGGGAACTCTTGGGAGTGCTCAGCTGCCAGGTGCCTTCAAGGCTGCAGGGTTCCAGCTGAATGACCAGCTCTACCAGATGATCATTCGCAGATACTCTGATGAAAATGGGAGCATGGATTTCAATAACTTCATCAGCTGCTTGGTGCGACTGGATGGCATGTTCCGTGCCTTCAAATCGCTGGACCAAGATGGAGACGGCCTGGTGAACATGAACATTGAAGAATGGCTGCAGCTAACCATGTACTCCTAA